The following proteins come from a genomic window of Salvia hispanica cultivar TCC Black 2014 chromosome 4, UniMelb_Shisp_WGS_1.0, whole genome shotgun sequence:
- the LOC125217926 gene encoding uncharacterized protein LOC125217926 isoform X2 has product MAFPWMLSSSLALSSSSNLSWTLPKVQFHPSTRSVNCISNCGFSAEDDLKFVLHDALDFSGIDTAHARAARVGFCSQIKRFSDLERGTSITINRGVDLARAALQIAAEDDALISHSSVPLPVDDFIDRLDNLSMGYCSQYSSSFRSTPEKFLDCLERYLYLNKGFRRTSTRNHVEHRALYLNSVLTHRSGSVSMLSLIYSEILKMLRIWGVLNFDVEIFFPHDSHSSPRGYLKQKSKESDQSHIMTSQSLLVEILKDLKNAFWPFQLNHARSPFLRAAEAAHCVTGSSNAKESASQLASSKAARHRLQRGVWTSVHFGDMRRALSACERLILLKHDPKDLRDYAVLLYHCEYYEEALQFLKHYQDTKQSGSDIEIEEDAVEKLVVRLNLILMEVGWSRKPEPRNILFNNSEPW; this is encoded by the exons ATGGCGTTTCCGTGGATGTTATCCAGCAGCTTAGCATTATCTTCGTCATCGAATCTTTCATGGACACTGCCCAAAGTTCAGTTCCATCCTTCCACACGGAGCGTGAATTGCATCTCTAATTGTGGATTCTCTGCTGAAgatgatttgaaatttgtgcTTCATGATGCGCTTGATTTTTCCGGCATCGATACGGCCCACGCCAgg GCTGCAAGGGTTGGTTTTTGCTCGCAGATAAAAAGATTCTCTGACCTTGAGAGAGGAACAagtattactataaatagaggaGTTGATTTAGCTAGAGCAGCTCTTCAAATTGCAGCTGAAGACGATGCCCTTATCTCTCACTCTTCTGTTCCGCTTCCAGTTGATGATTTCATTGATAGATTGGATAACCTTTCTATGGGCTATTGCTCTCAATACAGCTCCTCATTTAGATCCACACCAGAAAAATTTCTTGACTGTTTAGAAAGATATCTATACCTCAATAAA GGTTTCCGAAGAACAAGTACCAGAAACCATGTTGAGCACCGTGCTCTGTATCTGAATTCA GTCTTAACACATCGTTCTGGCTCTGTTTCAATGCTCTCCCTTATATATTCAGAGATTCTAAAGATGCTTCGCATCTGGGGTGTCCTGAATTTTGATGTGGAAATCTTCTTTCCTCATGATTCACATAGTTCTCCAAGAGGATATCTAAAACAAAAGAGCAAAGAATCCGATCAATCACATATTATGACATCACAATCTTTATTAGTGGAG ATACTGAAAGATTTAAAGAATGCTTTCTGGCCATTTCAACTTAATCATGCTAGGAGTCCATTTCTAAGGGCTGCAGAAGCAGCTCACTGTGTCACTGGTTCCAGTAATGCTAAAGAAAG TGCCTCACAGCTTGCCTCTTCCAAGGCTGCCCGTCATCGGCTGCAACGAGGTGTTTGGACTAGTGTTCATTTTGGAGATATGCGTCGTGCATTATCAG CGTGTGAACGCCTTATTTTACTTAAGCATGACCCTAAGGATCTAAGAGACTACGCTGTTCTCCTCTACCATTGTGAATATTACGAGGAAGCACTGCAGTTCCTTAAGCATTACCAGGACACAAAG CAATCTGGTTCGGACATCGAAATTGAGGAAGACGCTGTGGAGAAACTTGTCGTACGGCTAAACCTGATCTTGATGGAGGTTGGTTGGTCTAGAAAGCCAGAGCCTAGAAATATCCTTTTTAACAACTCTGAACCATGGTAA
- the LOC125219150 gene encoding protein NRT1/ PTR FAMILY 5.4 isoform X1, which produces MAANPPSTKPSRGGWKSAIFIIFVEVAERFAYYGVAGNLFMYLTKVLGQPTATAAKSVNTWQGVAAIFPVVGGFLADSYVGRFKTILISSIIYLIGLILLTVAVSTVPLEARHTVFFIALYILTVGEGGHKPCVQTFAADQFDESIPEEKAAKSSFFNWWYVGIVSGATAAVLVVIYVEDHVGWSLGFGMLAAAVAAALVVFLAGSGSYSREAPVGSPFTRVAQVVVAAVRKRRMPEGEARGVCVEDDDYGGVSMEGGGSGAGTLAPTSHFRFVDKAAVIDARDASSEKRDPWRLSSVKQVEEAKLIFQLIPIWLSCLMFGVVIAQLGTYFTKQTSTLNRSITRTFTIPPASFQVITGLTILLSVLLYERALVPISRAITGRPSGITILQRIGTGLLLSILTMVVAALVESRRLRVAAQHGLLDNPRAAVPLSAWWVVPQYVMCGLADVFAVVGLQELFYDQMPVGMRSVGAAAYITVTGVGSFLSTGVIAAVQRVSAAAGGEGWLGDNINRAKLQNFYWVLGCVSALNFCVYICVANRFVYKRSQPAA; this is translated from the exons atggCTGCGAATCCCCCTTCCACCAAACCTTCCAGAGGTGGCTGGAAATCAGCCATTTTCATCATCT ttGTGGAGGTGGCGGAGAGATTTGCCTACTACGGAGTTGCTGGAAACCTGTTCATGTACCTGACCAAGGTGCTCGGCCAGcccaccgccaccgccgccaAGAGCGTCAACACGTGGCAAGGCGTCGCCGCCATCTTCCCGGTGGTCGGCGGCTTCCTCGCCGACTCCTACGTCGGCCGATTCAAAACTATTCTCATCTCTTCCATCATCTATCTCATT GGCCTTATATTGCTGACGGTAGCGGTCTCTACGGTTCCACTCGAAGCGCGCCATACAGTTTTCTTCATTGCGCTCTACATTCTAACCGTAGGCGAAGGCGGTCACAAGCCCTGCGTGCAGACCTTCGCGGCCGACCAATTCGACGAGAGCATACCGGAGGAGAAGGCGGCGAAGAGCTCCTTCTTCAACTGGTGGTACGTGGGGATCGTCTCCGGCGCCACCGCCGCGGTGCTGGTGGTGATCTACGTGGAGGATCACGTGGGCTGGAGCTTAGGGTTCGGGATGCTGGCGGCGGCTGTGGCGGCCGCGCTCGTCGTCTTCCTGGCGGGGAGCGGGAGCTACAGCCGCGAGGCTCCGGTGGGGAGCCCGTTCACGAGGGTGGCGCAGGTGGTGGTCGCCGCCGTGAGGAAGCGGCGGATGCCGGAGGGTGAGGCGCGCGGCGTGTGCGTCGAAGATGACGATTACGGTGGCGTCAGCATGGAGGGTGGTGGTTCCGGTGCGGGGACTCTAGCACCCACCAGTCACTTCAG GTTTGTAGACAAAGCAGCGGTGATCGATGCGAGGGACGCATCGAGTGAGAAGCGGGACCCGTGGCGGCTGAGCTCAGTGAAGCAAGTTGAAGAAGCGAAGCTGATCTTCCAACTGATCCCGATCTGGCTGAGCTGCCTAATGTTCGGGGTTGTGATCGCGCAGCTCGGGACCTACTTCACCAAGCAAACCTCCACCCTCAACCGCTCCATCACTCGAACCTTCACAATCCCCCCGGCGTCCTTCCAGGTCATCACTGGCCTAACCATCCTCCTCTCCGTCCTCCTCTACGAGCGGGCCCTGGTCCCCATCTCCCGCGCCATCACGGGCCGCCCCTCGGGGATCACCATCCTGCAGCGCATCGGGACCGGCCTGCTCCTCTCCATCCTGACCATGGTGGTGGCCGCGCTCGTGGAGTCCAGGAGGCTGCGCGTCGCGGCACAGCACGGCCTCCTGGACAATCCGCGGGCGGCGGTCCCGTTGTCGGCGTGGTGGGTGGTGCCGCAGTACGTGATGTGCGGGCTGGCGGACGTGTTTGCGGTGGTGGGGCTGCAGGAGCTCTTCTACGACCAGATGCCGGTGGGGATGAGGAGCGTGGGGGCCGCGGCGTACATCACGGTGACCGGGGTGGGGAGCTTCCTGAGCACTGGGGTGATAGCGGCGGTGCAGAGAGTTAGCGCGGCGGCGGGAGGAGAGGGGTGGTTGGGGGATAATATTAATAGGGCGAAGCTGCAGAATTTTTATTGGGTGTTGGGGTGTGTGAGTGCGCTTAATTTCTGTGTTTATATTTGCGTGGCTAATAGGTTTGTGTATAAGAGGAGTCAGCCTGCAGCTTGA
- the LOC125219150 gene encoding protein NRT1/ PTR FAMILY 5.4 isoform X2, which yields MAANPPSTKPSRGGWKSAIFIIFVEVAERFAYYGVAGNLFMYLTKVLGQPTATAAKSVNTWQGVAAIFPVVGGFLADSYVGRFKTILISSIIYLIGLILLTVAVSTVPLEARHTVFFIALYILTVGEGGHKPCVQTFAADQFDESIPEEKAAKSSFFNWWYVGIVSGATAAVLVVIYVEDHVGWSLGFGMLAAAVAAALVVFLAGSGSYSREAPVGSPFTRVAQVVVAAVRKRRMPEGEARGVCVEDDDYGGVSMEGGGSGAGTLAPTSHFRFVDKAAVIDARDASSEKRDPWRLSSVKQVEEAKLIFQLIPIWLSCLMFGVVIAQLGTYFTKQTSTLNRSITRTFTIPPASFQVITGLTILLSVLLYERALVPISRAITGRPSGITILQRIGTGLLLSILTMVVAALLDNPRAAVPLSAWWVVPQYVMCGLADVFAVVGLQELFYDQMPVGMRSVGAAAYITVTGVGSFLSTGVIAAVQRVSAAAGGEGWLGDNINRAKLQNFYWVLGCVSALNFCVYICVANRFVYKRSQPAA from the exons atggCTGCGAATCCCCCTTCCACCAAACCTTCCAGAGGTGGCTGGAAATCAGCCATTTTCATCATCT ttGTGGAGGTGGCGGAGAGATTTGCCTACTACGGAGTTGCTGGAAACCTGTTCATGTACCTGACCAAGGTGCTCGGCCAGcccaccgccaccgccgccaAGAGCGTCAACACGTGGCAAGGCGTCGCCGCCATCTTCCCGGTGGTCGGCGGCTTCCTCGCCGACTCCTACGTCGGCCGATTCAAAACTATTCTCATCTCTTCCATCATCTATCTCATT GGCCTTATATTGCTGACGGTAGCGGTCTCTACGGTTCCACTCGAAGCGCGCCATACAGTTTTCTTCATTGCGCTCTACATTCTAACCGTAGGCGAAGGCGGTCACAAGCCCTGCGTGCAGACCTTCGCGGCCGACCAATTCGACGAGAGCATACCGGAGGAGAAGGCGGCGAAGAGCTCCTTCTTCAACTGGTGGTACGTGGGGATCGTCTCCGGCGCCACCGCCGCGGTGCTGGTGGTGATCTACGTGGAGGATCACGTGGGCTGGAGCTTAGGGTTCGGGATGCTGGCGGCGGCTGTGGCGGCCGCGCTCGTCGTCTTCCTGGCGGGGAGCGGGAGCTACAGCCGCGAGGCTCCGGTGGGGAGCCCGTTCACGAGGGTGGCGCAGGTGGTGGTCGCCGCCGTGAGGAAGCGGCGGATGCCGGAGGGTGAGGCGCGCGGCGTGTGCGTCGAAGATGACGATTACGGTGGCGTCAGCATGGAGGGTGGTGGTTCCGGTGCGGGGACTCTAGCACCCACCAGTCACTTCAG GTTTGTAGACAAAGCAGCGGTGATCGATGCGAGGGACGCATCGAGTGAGAAGCGGGACCCGTGGCGGCTGAGCTCAGTGAAGCAAGTTGAAGAAGCGAAGCTGATCTTCCAACTGATCCCGATCTGGCTGAGCTGCCTAATGTTCGGGGTTGTGATCGCGCAGCTCGGGACCTACTTCACCAAGCAAACCTCCACCCTCAACCGCTCCATCACTCGAACCTTCACAATCCCCCCGGCGTCCTTCCAGGTCATCACTGGCCTAACCATCCTCCTCTCCGTCCTCCTCTACGAGCGGGCCCTGGTCCCCATCTCCCGCGCCATCACGGGCCGCCCCTCGGGGATCACCATCCTGCAGCGCATCGGGACCGGCCTGCTCCTCTCCATCCTGACCATGGTGGTGGCCGCG CTCCTGGACAATCCGCGGGCGGCGGTCCCGTTGTCGGCGTGGTGGGTGGTGCCGCAGTACGTGATGTGCGGGCTGGCGGACGTGTTTGCGGTGGTGGGGCTGCAGGAGCTCTTCTACGACCAGATGCCGGTGGGGATGAGGAGCGTGGGGGCCGCGGCGTACATCACGGTGACCGGGGTGGGGAGCTTCCTGAGCACTGGGGTGATAGCGGCGGTGCAGAGAGTTAGCGCGGCGGCGGGAGGAGAGGGGTGGTTGGGGGATAATATTAATAGGGCGAAGCTGCAGAATTTTTATTGGGTGTTGGGGTGTGTGAGTGCGCTTAATTTCTGTGTTTATATTTGCGTGGCTAATAGGTTTGTGTATAAGAGGAGTCAGCCTGCAGCTTGA
- the LOC125217926 gene encoding uncharacterized protein LOC125217926 isoform X1, with product MAFPWMLSSSLALSSSSNLSWTLPKVQFHPSTRSVNCISNCGFSAEDDLKFVLHDALDFSGIDTAHARAARVGFCSQIKRFSDLERGTSITINRGVDLARAALQIAAEDDALISHSSVPLPVDDFIDRLDNLSMGYCSQYSSSFRSTPEKFLDCLERYLYLNKGFRRTSTRNHVEHRALYLNSVLTHRSGSVSMLSLIYSEILKMLRIWGVLNFDVEIFFPHDSHSSPRGYLKQKSKESDQSHIMTSQSLLVEILKDLKNAFWPFQLNHARSPFLRAAEAAHCVTGSSNAKESASQLASSKAARHRLQRGVWTSVHFGDMRRALSACERLILLKHDPKDLRDYAVLLYHCEYYEEALQFLKHYQDTKQQSGSDIEIEEDAVEKLVVRLNLILMEVGWSRKPEPRNILFNNSEPW from the exons ATGGCGTTTCCGTGGATGTTATCCAGCAGCTTAGCATTATCTTCGTCATCGAATCTTTCATGGACACTGCCCAAAGTTCAGTTCCATCCTTCCACACGGAGCGTGAATTGCATCTCTAATTGTGGATTCTCTGCTGAAgatgatttgaaatttgtgcTTCATGATGCGCTTGATTTTTCCGGCATCGATACGGCCCACGCCAgg GCTGCAAGGGTTGGTTTTTGCTCGCAGATAAAAAGATTCTCTGACCTTGAGAGAGGAACAagtattactataaatagaggaGTTGATTTAGCTAGAGCAGCTCTTCAAATTGCAGCTGAAGACGATGCCCTTATCTCTCACTCTTCTGTTCCGCTTCCAGTTGATGATTTCATTGATAGATTGGATAACCTTTCTATGGGCTATTGCTCTCAATACAGCTCCTCATTTAGATCCACACCAGAAAAATTTCTTGACTGTTTAGAAAGATATCTATACCTCAATAAA GGTTTCCGAAGAACAAGTACCAGAAACCATGTTGAGCACCGTGCTCTGTATCTGAATTCA GTCTTAACACATCGTTCTGGCTCTGTTTCAATGCTCTCCCTTATATATTCAGAGATTCTAAAGATGCTTCGCATCTGGGGTGTCCTGAATTTTGATGTGGAAATCTTCTTTCCTCATGATTCACATAGTTCTCCAAGAGGATATCTAAAACAAAAGAGCAAAGAATCCGATCAATCACATATTATGACATCACAATCTTTATTAGTGGAG ATACTGAAAGATTTAAAGAATGCTTTCTGGCCATTTCAACTTAATCATGCTAGGAGTCCATTTCTAAGGGCTGCAGAAGCAGCTCACTGTGTCACTGGTTCCAGTAATGCTAAAGAAAG TGCCTCACAGCTTGCCTCTTCCAAGGCTGCCCGTCATCGGCTGCAACGAGGTGTTTGGACTAGTGTTCATTTTGGAGATATGCGTCGTGCATTATCAG CGTGTGAACGCCTTATTTTACTTAAGCATGACCCTAAGGATCTAAGAGACTACGCTGTTCTCCTCTACCATTGTGAATATTACGAGGAAGCACTGCAGTTCCTTAAGCATTACCAGGACACAAAG CAGCAATCTGGTTCGGACATCGAAATTGAGGAAGACGCTGTGGAGAAACTTGTCGTACGGCTAAACCTGATCTTGATGGAGGTTGGTTGGTCTAGAAAGCCAGAGCCTAGAAATATCCTTTTTAACAACTCTGAACCATGGTAA
- the LOC125224289 gene encoding phosphatidylinositol 4-phosphate 5-kinase 6-like codes for MSVAHVDDDDDMHDDNGLPHVDKSFPNHDTYSGQWSDNWPHGHGTCSWADGCIYEGDWHCGWMMGRGKFTWPSGASYEGGFKNSYMEGSGVFVGSSNERYSGTWQSGLRHGRGICDYANGDKYEGHWRRGLPDGKGKYSWINGNQYVGHWRRGRMNGNGTMVWANGNRYDGGWEVGLPRGNGTFRWVDGSCYVGVWSKDQSEQSGTYYPSSSHSGSFDWDPQEVYLENLSDCRIHPGEEISDHPSLKILNWPCDGEDMLKNLRASSMDGGGLSNAGSEYSFDGSSACCESVRDLGEGSPALGPHIVIKPTKKQGNTISKGHKNYDLMLNLQLGIRHAVGRPAPSTTLDLKSSAFDPREKVWTRFPPSGSKHTPPHQSCDFRWKDYCPLVFRALRQLFKVDAADYMISLCGNDALRELSSPGKSGSFFYLTNDDRYMIKTMKKSEAKVLIRMLSAYYKHVRAFENTLVTKFYGLHCVKLTGAAQKKVRFVIMGNLFRTEYAIHRRFDLKGSSHGRLTDKPESEIEPTTTLKDLDLNFIFRLQNSWFRDLCRQVDKDCDLLEQERIMDYSLLVGVHFRDMSNAGEPLNTGARTPLGNGSLDLSQLASIKLGDHMPARAELTIRKNGEEAQLVGEPTGEYYDVVLVFGIIDILQDYDISKKLEHAYKSFQYDPTSISAVDPKQYSKRFRDFIFRVFAEDG; via the exons ATGTCAGTTGCCCACGTGGACGATGATGACGACATGCATGACGACAACGGCCTGCCCCACGTCGACAAGAGCTTCCCCAACCATGACACCTACTCTGGGCAATGGTCGGACAACTGGCCCCACGGCCACGGCACCTGCTCATGGGCTGATGGCTGCATCTACGAGGGGGACTGGCACTGCGGCTGGATGATGGGCCGTGGCAAGTTCACTTGGCCCTCGGGGGCCTCGTACGAGGGAGGGTTCAAGAATAGTTACATGGAGGGGAGTGGTGTTTTTGTAGGGTCCTCCAATGAGCGGTATAGTGGGACTTGGCAGTCTGGCCTTAGGCATGGTAGGGGGATATGTGACTATGCCAACGGTGATAAATACGAGGGCCATTGGCGCCGCGGCCTTCCTGATGGGAAGGGGAAGTATAGCTGGATCAATGGGAACCAGTATGTGGGGCATTGGAGGAGGGGGAGGATGAATGGGAATGGGACTATGGTGTGGGCCAATGGGAATCGATATGATGGGGGTTGGGAGGTTGGGCTGCCCCGGGGAAACGGGACCTTCCGTTGGGTGGATGGGAGTTGCTATGTGGGGGTGTGGAGTAAAGATCAGAGTGAGCAGAGCGGGACTTACTATCCATCAAGTTCTCATTCGGGTAGCTTCGACTGggatccccaagaggtgtatTTGGAGAATTTGAGTGACTGTAGGATCCATCCGGGTGAGGAGATCAGTGACCACCCTTCTCTGAAGATTTTGAACTGGCCTTGTGATGGGGAGGATATGCTCAAGAATTTGAGGGCGAGCTCCATGGATGGAGGGGGGTTGAGCAATGCAGGCTCGGAGTATAGTTTTGATGGGAGTAGTGCTTGCTGTGAGTCGGTTAGGGATTTGGGAGAGGGCTCCCCTGCGTTGGG ACCACATATCGTTATCAAGCCAACCAAGAAGCAGGGGAATACTATATCGAAAGGGCATAAGAATTATGACCTCATGCTTAATTTGCAGCTAGGAATAAG GCACGCTGTGGGAAGACCGGCTCCATCGACAACCCTTGATCTAAAATCATCGGCTTTTGATCCAAGGGAGAAAGTATGGACACGATTCCCTCCTTCGGGATCCAAGCACACCCCACCTCACCAATCGTGCGATTTCAGATGGAAAGACTATTGCCCGCTTGTTTTCAG GGCTCTTCGGCAATTGTTTAAGGTAGATGCTGCTGATTACATGATATCCTTGTGTGGAAATGATGCCCTCCGAGAGCTTTCGTCACCGGGAAAAAGTGGAAGCTTCTTCTACTTGACTAATGACGACAGATACATGATCAAGACCATGAAGAAGTCAGAGGCAAAA GTGCTTATCAGGATGCTTTCCGCTTACTATAAGCACGTACGGGCCTTTGAGAACACCCTCGTCACCAAATTCTACGGTCTTCATTGTGTTAAGTTGACCGGTGCTGCACAAAAGAAG GTGCGGTTTGTGATCATGGGGAATCTGTTTCGCACGGAATATGCCATCCACAGACGCTTCGACTTGAAAGGCTCCTCCCACGGCCGCCTGACTGACAAGCCTGAATCAGAGATTGAACCAACCACGACTCTCAAGGACCTAGACTTGAACTTCATATTTCGTTTGCAAAACTCTTGGTTCCGAGATTTATGCAG ACAAGTAGACAAAGATTGTGACTTACTTGAACAAGAAAGAATCATGGATTACAGTCTTCTTGTTGGTGTTCACTTTCGGGACATGTCTAATGCCGGGGAGCCCCTAAACACGGGTGCCCGAACTCCTCTTGGCAACGGATCACTAGACCTCAGCCA GTTGGCATCGATCAAACTAGGTGACCATATGCCTGCACGAGCCGAGCTGACAATACGGAAAAACGGCGAGGAAGCTCAGCTAGTGGGGGAGCCAACAGGGGAGTACTACGACGTGGTCCTCGTGTTTGGCATCATCGACATCTTGCAAGACTACGATATCAGCAAGAAGCTCGAGCATGCCTACAAGTCGTTCCAGTACGACCCGACCTCAATCTCAGCCGTGGACCCCAAGCAGTATTCCAAGCGCTTCAGAGACTTCATATTCAGAGTCTTTGCCGAAGACGGTTGA
- the LOC125223822 gene encoding two-component response regulator ORR9-like — MNGLEGETQFHVLAVDDSIIDRKLIERLLKTSSYQVTAVESGVKALEFLGLLDDEEDDEFSNSNCQRVEVNLIITDYSMPAVTGYDLLRKIKKSTSLRDIPVVIMSSENVPSRINSCLEHGAEEFFLKPVRQSDVNKLRPHLMKGKKEIQNINKRKPVEECLSPDRTRTRLNHDLE, encoded by the exons ATGAACGGATTAGAAGGAGAAACACAATTCCATGTGCTAGCCGTTGATGATAGCATCATTGATCGAAAATTGATAGAGAGGCTTCTCAAAACTTCTTCTTATCAAG TTACTGCGGTGGAATCCGGAGTGAAGGCTCTTGAATTCCTCGGATTGCTTGACGACGAAGAAGATGAcgaattttcaaattcaaactgCCAAAGAGTTGAAGTGAATCTGATCATCACAGATTACAGCATGCCTGCAGTAACCGGCTACGATCTCCTTAGAAAAATCAAg AAATCGACGTCGTTGAGAGACATCCCGGTTGTGATTATGTCGTCGGAAAATGTGCCGTCAAGAATCAACAGCTGCTTAGAACATGGAGCAGAGGAATTCTTCTTGAAACCGGTTCGACAATCGGATGTGAACAAGCTGAGGCCACATTTGatgaaagggaaaaaagaaatcCAAAATATTAACAAGAGGAAGCCAGTTGAAGAATGCCTCTCCCCTGATCGGACAAGAACAAGACTGAATCATGACTTGGAATga